A stretch of Nonomuraea africana DNA encodes these proteins:
- the nuoK gene encoding NADH-quinone oxidoreductase subunit NuoK, giving the protein MTTEYLVLSALLFAIGALGVLIRRNAIVVFMCVELMLNACNLAFVTFARMHGNLDGQIIAFFVMVVAAAEVVVGLAIIVTIFRTRRSASVDDANLLKY; this is encoded by the coding sequence GTGACCACCGAGTACCTGGTCCTCTCGGCGCTGCTCTTCGCGATCGGCGCGCTCGGCGTGCTGATCAGGCGCAACGCGATCGTGGTCTTCATGTGCGTCGAGCTCATGCTCAACGCCTGCAACCTCGCGTTCGTCACCTTCGCCAGGATGCACGGCAACCTCGACGGTCAGATCATCGCGTTCTTCGTGATGGTCGTGGCCGCCGCGGAAGTCGTGGTCGGTCTGGCCATCATCGTGACGATCTTCCGAACCCGCAGGTCGGCATCCGTGGACGATGCCAACCTGCTGAAGTACTAA
- a CDS encoding NADH-quinone oxidoreductase subunit J encodes MGETITFWVLAVVSVGAALGMIFSRKAVYSALFLGGVMLCLAALYAVQEAPFLAAVQIIVYTGAIMMLFLFVLMLVGVDSADSLVETLRGQRVWASIAGVGFAVLLILAVGNALFVPEPAGLAAATEQAGGNVQALARLVFTRHVFAFEVTSALLITAALGAMVLAHRERTTPKATQKDLARARFVDGDPSPLPAPGTYARNNAIDMPALLPDGSVSELSVNRHIARYDVEQGLLPDDPKLAEALKHAVEEEPVTERSHRHEQASSQETESQAEVTK; translated from the coding sequence ATGGGTGAGACCATTACGTTCTGGGTGCTCGCCGTCGTCTCCGTCGGCGCGGCGCTCGGGATGATCTTCAGCCGCAAGGCGGTCTACTCGGCCCTCTTCCTCGGCGGCGTCATGCTGTGCCTCGCGGCGCTCTACGCCGTGCAGGAGGCGCCCTTCCTCGCCGCGGTGCAGATCATCGTCTACACCGGCGCGATCATGATGCTCTTCCTGTTCGTGCTCATGCTGGTGGGCGTCGACTCGGCCGACTCCCTGGTCGAGACCCTCAGGGGTCAGCGCGTCTGGGCGTCGATCGCCGGCGTCGGCTTCGCCGTCCTGCTGATCCTGGCCGTCGGCAACGCGCTGTTCGTGCCGGAGCCCGCGGGGCTGGCCGCCGCCACCGAGCAGGCGGGCGGCAACGTGCAGGCGCTGGCCAGGCTGGTGTTCACCCGCCACGTGTTCGCCTTCGAGGTCACCTCCGCGCTGCTGATCACCGCCGCGCTCGGCGCGATGGTGCTGGCGCACCGCGAGCGGACCACCCCGAAGGCCACGCAGAAGGACCTGGCTCGCGCCCGCTTCGTCGACGGCGACCCCTCGCCGCTGCCGGCGCCGGGCACCTACGCCAGGAACAACGCCATCGACATGCCCGCGCTGCTGCCCGACGGCTCGGTCTCCGAGCTGTCGGTCAACCGCCACATCGCGCGCTACGACGTCGAGCAGGGCCTCCTGCCCGATGACCCCAAGCTCGCCGAGGCGCTCAAGCACGCGGTCGAGGAGGAGCCCGTGACCGAGCGGAGCCACAGGCACGAGCAGGCTTCGTCGCAGGAAACCGAGTCGCAGGCCGAGGTGACCAAGTGA
- the nuoL gene encoding NADH-quinone oxidoreductase subunit L translates to MIALPLLGAAILLLGGRRTNSWGHFLGVLMSLGSFVVAVLAFLQLAGGRYSIRLFDFIPGIADISLLVDPLSIGFCLLITGVGSLIHIYSIGYMSHDPDRRRFFGYLNLFVAAMLLLVLSSNYVGLFIGWEGVGLASYLLIGFWQFKPSAAVAAKKAFIVNRVGDFGLLVAIFLMWTTFGSLAFGDISGKVGETSQGTLTAIGLLLLLGACGKSAQLPLQSWLLDAMEGPTPVSALIHAATMVTAGVYLVVRSGFVFEAAPTAQLVVTIVGVATLLAGAIIGCAKDDIKKGLAGSTMSQIGYMMLGAGLGPAGYAFAIGHLFTHGFFKANMFLGAGSVMHGMNDEVDMRRYGGLRKVMPVTFVTFFIGYLAIIGFPLLSGYFTKDGIIEAAMHHSAVLGWLAVLGAGITGFYMSRMVFMTFFGEKRWDSEAHPHESPAVMTWPLIILSIGSVFLGGYLILGGRLMEFLAPAVGRPEAEPHFDPFTPAGLATLALVAVGAGFAWVRYGRAAVPEVAPRGSFLTVFARRDLYGDALNEALLMRPGQWLARIAVFFDNRGVDGLVNGLAATIGGTSGRLRRLQTGFARTYALSILFGAAVLAGALLLVGNL, encoded by the coding sequence ATGATCGCACTGCCCCTCTTGGGCGCGGCGATCCTCCTGCTCGGCGGGCGCCGTACCAACTCATGGGGGCACTTTCTCGGTGTCCTGATGTCGCTGGGTTCGTTCGTCGTCGCGGTGCTCGCCTTCCTCCAGCTCGCTGGTGGTCGTTACAGCATCCGCCTGTTCGACTTCATTCCCGGCATCGCCGACATCAGCCTGCTGGTCGACCCGTTGTCCATCGGCTTCTGCCTGCTGATCACCGGTGTGGGTTCGCTGATCCACATCTACTCGATCGGCTACATGTCGCACGACCCCGACCGCCGCAGGTTCTTCGGCTACCTGAACCTGTTCGTCGCGGCCATGCTGCTGCTGGTGCTGTCGTCCAACTACGTCGGCCTGTTCATCGGCTGGGAGGGCGTGGGTCTCGCCTCCTACCTGCTGATCGGCTTCTGGCAGTTCAAGCCCAGCGCGGCGGTGGCGGCCAAGAAGGCCTTCATCGTCAACCGCGTCGGCGACTTCGGGCTGCTGGTCGCGATCTTCCTGATGTGGACCACGTTCGGCTCCCTGGCCTTCGGTGACATCTCCGGCAAGGTCGGCGAGACCTCGCAGGGCACGCTCACCGCGATCGGCCTGCTGCTCCTGCTCGGCGCCTGCGGCAAGTCGGCCCAGCTGCCGCTGCAGTCCTGGCTCCTGGACGCGATGGAGGGCCCGACCCCGGTCTCGGCCCTCATCCACGCCGCGACCATGGTCACCGCCGGTGTCTACCTGGTGGTCCGCTCGGGCTTCGTCTTCGAGGCCGCGCCCACCGCGCAGCTGGTCGTCACCATCGTCGGCGTCGCCACGCTGCTGGCCGGTGCGATCATCGGTTGTGCGAAGGACGACATCAAGAAGGGCCTGGCCGGCTCGACGATGTCGCAGATCGGCTACATGATGCTCGGCGCGGGTCTCGGCCCCGCCGGCTACGCGTTCGCGATCGGCCACCTGTTCACGCACGGCTTCTTCAAGGCCAACATGTTCCTCGGCGCCGGATCGGTCATGCACGGCATGAACGACGAGGTGGACATGAGGAGGTACGGCGGCCTGCGCAAGGTCATGCCGGTGACGTTCGTGACGTTCTTCATCGGCTACCTGGCGATCATCGGCTTCCCGCTGCTGTCCGGTTACTTCACCAAGGACGGCATCATCGAGGCGGCCATGCACCACAGCGCCGTCCTCGGCTGGCTGGCCGTGCTCGGCGCGGGAATCACCGGCTTCTACATGTCGCGGATGGTCTTCATGACCTTCTTCGGCGAGAAGCGCTGGGACTCCGAGGCGCACCCGCACGAGTCGCCCGCGGTGATGACCTGGCCGCTGATCATCCTGTCGATCGGCTCGGTCTTCCTCGGCGGCTACCTGATCCTGGGCGGCAGGCTTATGGAGTTCCTCGCTCCCGCGGTCGGTCGTCCCGAGGCGGAGCCGCACTTCGACCCGTTCACCCCGGCCGGCCTGGCCACGCTGGCCCTGGTCGCCGTCGGCGCCGGTTTCGCCTGGGTGAGGTACGGCAGGGCCGCGGTCCCCGAGGTCGCTCCTCGTGGCTCGTTCCTCACCGTCTTCGCGCGGCGTGACCTGTACGGCGACGCCCTCAACGAGGCGCTGCTCATGCGCCCCGGTCAGTGGCTCGCGCGCATCGCGGTGTTCTTCGACAACCGCGGCGTCGACGGCCTGGTCAACGGGCTGGCGGCGACGATCGGCGGCACGTCGGGACGGCTCCGCCGGCTCCAGACGGGCTTCGCGCGGACGTACGCGTTGTCCATCCTCTTCGGCGCTGCCGTACTGGCCGGCGCTCTG
- the nuoI gene encoding NADH-quinone oxidoreductase subunit NuoI — protein MGLTDFLNPVKGFGVTFHTMFKKPVTTNYPEEKKPTAPRFHGRHQLNRWPDGLEKCVGCELCAWACPADAIFVEGADNTEDERFSPGERYGRIYQINYLRCILCGLCIEACPTRALTMTNEYELADSSRESLIYTKEMLLAPLTQGMEQPPHPMRLGETEEDYYRLGRDNG, from the coding sequence GTGGGACTAACTGATTTTCTGAACCCCGTGAAGGGGTTCGGCGTGACCTTTCACACGATGTTCAAGAAGCCGGTCACGACGAACTATCCGGAGGAGAAGAAGCCGACGGCTCCTCGCTTCCACGGTCGTCACCAGCTGAACAGGTGGCCGGACGGCCTGGAGAAGTGCGTCGGCTGCGAGCTGTGCGCCTGGGCGTGTCCCGCTGACGCGATCTTCGTGGAGGGCGCGGACAACACCGAGGACGAGCGCTTCTCGCCCGGCGAGCGCTACGGGCGCATCTACCAGATCAACTATCTGCGGTGCATCCTGTGCGGCCTGTGCATCGAGGCCTGCCCGACCAGGGCGCTCACCATGACCAACGAGTACGAGCTCGCCGACTCCAGCCGCGAGAGCCTCATCTACACCAAGGAGATGCTGCTCGCGCCGCTCACCCAGGGCATGGAGCAGCCTCCGCACCCCATGCGGCTCGGCGAGACCGAAGAGGACTACTACCGCTTGGGGCGCGATAATGGGTGA
- the nuoH gene encoding NADH-quinone oxidoreductase subunit NuoH, with the protein MSLPVLAVDPTLADFGKDPLWITIIKAVGVFAFLMLGILFGVWYERKLISRMQNRYGPNRAGKFGLLQSVADGIKMGLKEDLFPNTVDKALYLLAPVIMVIPAFLAFSITPFGPMVNMFGVQTPLQLVDLPVAVLFMLAMGAVSVYGVILAGWSSRSPYALLGGLRSAAQVVSYEIAMSLSFVAVFLFAGTLSTSEIVSAQAAGGALEIGALSIPMPSWYVILLLPSFLIYVVCAFGEAARIPFDLPEGEGELVGGFQTEYSSSLKFALIMMGEYLHTFTASAMAVTLFLGGWRAPWPISLWDGANTGYWPVLWFLVKFVLVFSAVIWTRASLPRVRYDQLMALGWKVLIPLNLAWIMLVAVVKLMRTGDGSIDKTPVMVVGAIVIVGAFAVWWRFDTVNQRRKDAEKARVAAEFEQLANEPTAGGFPVPPLDLPHYHGAERKEVPSGTN; encoded by the coding sequence ATGAGCCTGCCAGTCCTCGCGGTCGATCCGACCCTTGCCGACTTCGGCAAGGACCCGCTCTGGATCACCATCATCAAGGCGGTCGGCGTCTTCGCCTTCCTGATGCTCGGCATCCTGTTCGGCGTCTGGTACGAGCGCAAGCTGATCTCCCGCATGCAGAACCGCTACGGTCCCAACAGGGCGGGCAAGTTCGGCCTGCTCCAGTCGGTGGCCGACGGCATCAAGATGGGCCTCAAGGAAGACCTCTTCCCCAACACCGTCGACAAGGCGCTCTACCTGCTGGCCCCGGTCATCATGGTGATCCCGGCCTTCCTGGCCTTCTCGATCACGCCGTTCGGGCCGATGGTCAACATGTTCGGCGTGCAGACGCCGCTGCAGCTGGTCGACCTGCCGGTCGCGGTGCTGTTCATGCTGGCGATGGGCGCGGTCTCGGTCTACGGCGTGATTCTCGCCGGGTGGTCGTCCCGCTCGCCGTACGCGCTGCTGGGCGGTCTGCGGTCGGCTGCCCAGGTGGTCTCCTACGAGATCGCGATGAGCCTGTCGTTCGTGGCGGTGTTCCTGTTCGCGGGCACGCTGTCCACCTCGGAGATCGTCTCCGCGCAGGCCGCGGGAGGCGCGCTGGAGATCGGCGCGCTGAGCATCCCGATGCCCTCCTGGTACGTGATCCTGCTGCTGCCGTCGTTCCTGATCTACGTGGTCTGCGCCTTCGGCGAGGCCGCCCGCATCCCGTTCGACCTGCCCGAGGGCGAGGGCGAGCTGGTCGGCGGCTTCCAGACCGAGTACTCCTCGTCGCTGAAGTTCGCGCTGATCATGATGGGCGAGTACCTGCACACCTTCACCGCCTCGGCGATGGCGGTCACGCTGTTCCTCGGTGGCTGGCGGGCTCCGTGGCCGATCTCCCTGTGGGACGGCGCGAACACCGGGTACTGGCCGGTGCTGTGGTTCCTCGTCAAGTTCGTGCTGGTCTTCTCCGCCGTGATCTGGACCCGTGCCTCGCTGCCGCGGGTGCGTTACGACCAGCTGATGGCACTGGGCTGGAAGGTGCTGATCCCGCTGAACCTGGCGTGGATCATGCTGGTCGCCGTCGTCAAGCTGATGCGGACCGGCGACGGCAGCATCGACAAGACGCCGGTGATGGTCGTCGGAGCCATCGTCATCGTCGGAGCCTTTGCCGTCTGGTGGCGCTTCGACACCGTGAACCAGCGCCGCAAGGACGCGGAGAAGGCCAGGGTCGCAGCCGAGTTCGAACAGCTCGCCAACGAGCCGACGGCCGGCGGCTTCCCTGTACCGCCGCTTGACCTGCCGCACTACCACGGGGCGGAGCGCAAGGAGGTTCCCAGTGGGACTAACTGA